A window of Thermus antranikianii DSM 12462 contains these coding sequences:
- the ilvN gene encoding acetolactate synthase small subunit, which produces MRHIISVLVQDHPRVLNRITGLFARRGFNLESLAVGTTHVPGLSRISLVVSGDDHTLEQVEKQLNRLIEVLKVTDHSEPHVERELALVKVHVAGVEERLAVKDIQEAFRARVVDVAQKSLILELTGDSKKIDSFIEALRPYGILEVMRTGAVAMSRGERTLKVREKREAV; this is translated from the coding sequence GTGAGGCACATCATCTCCGTCCTGGTGCAGGACCACCCCCGGGTCTTGAACCGCATTACGGGCCTTTTCGCCCGCCGGGGCTTCAACCTGGAGAGCCTGGCGGTGGGGACCACCCATGTGCCGGGGCTTTCCCGCATCAGCCTGGTGGTTTCAGGGGACGACCACACCCTGGAGCAAGTGGAAAAGCAGCTGAACCGCCTGATCGAGGTTTTGAAGGTGACCGACCACTCCGAGCCCCATGTGGAGCGGGAGCTGGCCCTGGTTAAGGTGCACGTGGCCGGAGTGGAGGAGAGATTGGCGGTGAAGGACATCCAGGAGGCCTTCCGGGCCCGGGTGGTGGATGTGGCCCAGAAGAGCCTGATCTTGGAGCTCACCGGGGATTCCAAAAAGATAGACTCCTTCATCGAGGCCCTTAGGCCTTATGGGATCCTCGAGGTCATGCGCACCGGAGCGGTGGCCATGAGCCGAGGAGAGCGCACCCTTAAGGTCAGGGAAAAACGGGAGGCGGTATGA